The Camelus bactrianus isolate YW-2024 breed Bactrian camel chromosome 12, ASM4877302v1, whole genome shotgun sequence genome includes a window with the following:
- the CRADD gene encoding death domain-containing protein CRADD isoform X3 — protein sequence MEARDKQVLRSLRLELGAEVLVEGLVLQYLYQEGVLTENHVQEIKAQATGLRKTMLLLDILPSRGPKAFDAFLDSLQEFPWVREKLEKAREEAIVELPAGN from the exons ATGGAGGCTAGAGACAAGCAAGTTCTTCGCTCCCTTCGCCTGGAGCTGGGTGCAGAGGTACTGGTGGAGGGACTGGTTCTCCAGTATCTTTACCAGGAAGGGGTCTTGACGGAAAACCATGTTCAAGAAATTAAAGCTCAAGCTACAGGCCTCCGGAAAACAATGCTGCTGCTGGATATCCTACCTTCCAGGGGTCCTAAAGCATTCGATGCATTCCTAGATTCCCTTCAGGAATTTCCCTGGGTAAGGGAGAAACTGGAGAAGGCAAGAGAAGAAGCCATAGTTGAGCTGCCTGCAG GAAATTAA